A part of Alphaproteobacteria bacterium genomic DNA contains:
- the gmhB gene encoding D-glycero-beta-D-manno-heptose 1,7-bisphosphate 7-phosphatase: protein MNRLVLLDRDGVLNQDRDDYVKSPDELVMIEGAAEAVAKLNRAGLVVALVTNQSAVGQGIIEADMLERIHQRLRENLARGGARLDEIFVCPEAPWQASERRKPGPGMLREALERFRAEAARTPLIGDTLGDLQAAARAGCQRYLVRTGKGAATQAAGLPPEVLPTSIHESLAPAVAALLGEEP from the coding sequence GTGAACCGGCTGGTGCTGCTCGATCGCGACGGCGTCCTCAACCAGGACCGCGACGATTACGTCAAGTCGCCCGATGAGCTGGTGATGATCGAAGGCGCCGCCGAGGCCGTGGCCAAGCTCAACCGGGCGGGTCTGGTGGTTGCCCTGGTGACCAATCAGTCGGCCGTCGGCCAGGGCATCATCGAGGCCGACATGCTGGAACGCATTCATCAGCGGCTGCGGGAAAACCTGGCCCGGGGGGGCGCCAGGCTCGACGAAATTTTCGTCTGCCCCGAGGCGCCCTGGCAGGCCAGCGAGCGGCGCAAGCCGGGCCCGGGCATGCTGCGCGAGGCGCTGGAACGCTTCCGGGCCGAGGCCGCCCGGACGCCGCTGATCGGCGACACGCTGGGCGATCTGCAAGCTGCCGCCCGGGCCGGCTGCCAGCGCTATCTGGTGCGCACCGGCAAGGGCGCGGCGACCCAGGCCGCCGGCCTGCCGCCAGAGGTGCTGCCGACCAGCATCCATGAATCGTTGGCGCCGGCGGTGGCGGCCCTGCTGGGGGAAGAGCCCTGA
- a CDS encoding cell division protein — translation MVLRRRRDLPLERDGSGRFLPWTIALMVYMAALALTGAVLLDRAIERWSSALGGTLTVQVAAITGPGGGAETNARVATATTVLKRSNAVARVRVLSRTEIVALVEPWLGRGNISADLPLPRLIDVTLKAGRQAEPGDLGRLAESLAAAVPGSRVDDHKIWMGGLLRLARTSQFVALAVVVLIAAAAAATVIFATNAGLAVHHEVIEVLHLIGAHDTYVARQFQGHAVALALRGGTLGLILAALTIALLWSLAGEIAQPLLPHLEIDATLWGALATLPLGAAAIAATTARTTVLRALRRMP, via the coding sequence GTGGTATTGCGCCGCCGCCGGGATCTGCCGCTGGAGCGTGATGGTTCCGGAAGGTTTCTGCCCTGGACAATCGCCTTGATGGTTTACATGGCGGCCTTGGCGTTGACCGGGGCGGTGCTGCTCGATCGTGCCATTGAGCGCTGGAGCTCGGCACTCGGCGGCACCTTGACGGTGCAGGTGGCGGCCATCACCGGCCCCGGCGGCGGCGCCGAGACCAACGCCAGGGTGGCCACCGCGACAACCGTGCTCAAGCGCAGCAACGCCGTGGCCCGGGTTCGTGTGCTGTCACGGACCGAGATCGTGGCCCTGGTCGAGCCCTGGCTGGGCCGGGGCAATATCTCGGCCGACCTGCCGCTGCCGCGCCTGATCGACGTAACCCTCAAGGCGGGCCGTCAGGCCGAGCCGGGCGACTTGGGGAGGCTGGCCGAAAGCCTGGCCGCCGCCGTTCCCGGCAGCCGTGTCGACGACCACAAGATCTGGATGGGCGGGCTGCTGCGGCTGGCCCGAACCAGCCAGTTCGTGGCCTTGGCGGTGGTCGTGCTGATTGCCGCCGCGGCTGCCGCGACGGTGATCTTCGCCACAAACGCCGGCCTGGCGGTGCACCATGAAGTGATCGAGGTGCTGCACCTGATCGGTGCCCACGATACCTATGTGGCCCGCCAGTTCCAGGGCCACGCCGTGGCGCTGGCGCTGCGCGGCGGCACGCTGGGGCTGATCCTGGCGGCTCTGACGATTGCCCTGTTGTGGAGCCTGGCCGGTGAAATCGCCCAGCCGCTGCTGCCCCATCTCGAAATCGACGCAACACTTTGGGGGGCGCTGGCGACGTTACCTCTGGGTGCCGCCGCCATCGCCGCCACCACCGCCCGCACCACGGTGCTGCGGGCGCTCAGGCGCATGCCGTGA
- the ftsE gene encoding cell division ATP-binding protein FtsE, which translates to MVRFQNVGMRYGRDPEILRDISFHLEGGSYHFLSGPSGAGKSSLLKLMYLALRPSRGRITMFNHDFATMPRLELPNLRRRIGVVFQDFRLLDHLTAVDNVALPLRIAGAREEKIHEYVAELLAWVGLGHHLEARPPTLSDGEKQRVAIARAVIGRPSLLLADEPTGSVDMEQGLRILRLFEELNKIGTTVVIATHDRNLIERFQHPTLRIDQGVLTVERGDRPLGAGEDG; encoded by the coding sequence GTGGTTCGCTTCCAAAATGTCGGAATGCGTTACGGGCGCGATCCCGAGATATTGCGCGACATCAGTTTTCATCTGGAAGGTGGATCCTATCATTTCCTGAGCGGTCCCAGCGGTGCCGGCAAGTCGTCCCTGCTCAAGCTGATGTACCTGGCGCTACGGCCTTCGCGAGGCCGGATCACCATGTTCAATCACGATTTCGCCACCATGCCCCGGCTGGAGTTGCCCAACCTGCGCCGGCGCATCGGCGTGGTCTTCCAGGATTTCCGGCTGCTCGATCACCTGACCGCGGTGGACAACGTGGCGCTGCCGCTACGCATTGCCGGCGCCCGCGAGGAAAAGATCCACGAATACGTGGCCGAGCTGCTGGCCTGGGTGGGGCTGGGCCACCACCTGGAGGCCCGGCCGCCGACGCTCTCGGACGGCGAGAAGCAGCGTGTCGCCATCGCCCGGGCGGTCATCGGCCGACCCAGCCTGCTGCTCGCCGACGAGCCCACCGGCAGCGTCGACATGGAACAGGGGCTGCGCATCCTGAGACTGTTCGAGGAGCTCAACAAGATCGGCACCACGGTAGTCATCGCCACCCATGACCGAAATCTCATCGAACGCTTTCAACACCCGACCCTGCGCATCGATCAAGGCGTGCTGACGGTCGAGCGCGGCGACCGCCCGCTGGGTGCCGGCGAGGACGGCTGA